The region CGCGGGGCGGCGGTACGTCGGCGATCAGCTCGTTGGCGGCCTCGACGCGGAAGCGCGGCTTGGACGTACGGGCGGGCGCCCCGCGCCGCAGCCAGGCCAGCTCCTTGCGGACCAGGTTCTGCCGCTTGACCTCTTCGGTGGCGGCGATGCGCTCACGCTCGGCGCGGGCGAAGACGTAGTCGGTGTAGCCGCCCTCGTACTCGAACACGTCGCCCTTCTGCACGTCCCACATGCTGGTGCAGACCTGGTCGAGGAACCAGCGGTCGTGGGTGACGCAGACGAGCGCGGAGCGGCGCTCGCGCAGATGCCGGGCGAGCCAGGAGATGCCCTCGACGTCGAGGTGGTTGGTGGGCTCGTCGAGAACGATCAGGTCAGGCTCGTCGATGAGCAGCTTGGCGAGCGCGATCCGCCGCCGCTCACCACCGGAGAGGGGCGCGATGACGGTGTCGAGCCCCTGCGGGAACCCGGGCAGGTCGAGGCCGCCGAACAACCCGGTGAGTACGTCCCTGATCTTGGAGTTCCCGGCCCACTCGTGGTCCGCCATGTCCCGGATGACCTCGTGGCGGACGGTGGCGGTTGGGTCGAGCGAATCGTGCTGGGTGAGCACGCCGAGACGCAGGCCCCCGGAGTGGGTCACGCGCCCGGTGTCGGCCTCCTCCAGCTTGGCGAGCATCCGGATGAGGGTGGTCTTGCCGTCGCCATTACGACCCACGACCCCGATCCGGTCCCCCTCGGACACCCCGAGCGAGATCCCGTCGAGCAGGGCACGGGTCCCGTACACCTTGCTGACGTTCTCGACATTGACGAGGTTGACGGCCATTTCGCTCCTGAGGTGGGGTGGATCGACCTTCCAGGATAGTGGGCGGGGTGGGTGGGGGTGGCGGGCGGATTCCCGGGGGCCTCGAAGTGACATGCGGCATCGTGTAGCCGCGCTCCCGGGCGAGGAGGAATAATCACCGCTATGGCATCGCGGCCCTTGTCCGGTTCCTCACCTTCCACAGCCGATGTGCTGCGAGCGCGCTACGCGGACCGGCTCCCTGGCTCCATCGAGGACCTCACTGGTCCCACTCACGGTCAGGTTCCGCTTCCCCTCCATATCGCCTGGTCAGGCCTGCGCAGCTACGACCTGGACCGGCGCCGGCAGTGCATGAGCCTGTACCGCACGGTCCTGGCCGAAGGACAGCGGGACGATCTGGCGGCCGGACACGTTCCCCGAACTCGTGCGCCGAAAAGGATCAACTGGGGCGTGAACCTCAGCGACCTCCGCCGTCGGCTCCTCGCCGACATCCTTTCCGGCACTCCTTAGCCGCTGGTCATCACCGGCGGATACGCGGTCCAGGCGCACGGGCTCGTCGACCGGCTCAGCCAGGACATCGACGTCGCGACCGGGAACCCGGCTCCCATGGCCGTCATTGCTCAGGACCCTGCGGCAGGGTCTGTCGCACCGCGGCTGGCAGGTCGTCGTCATCAGCGTCGACCCGCTCTCTGCTCGGCTGCTGGTGGCCAGTCCGGACACGGGCGAAAAATGCGAAGTGGACGTCCTCAAGGAGAACTTCTGGGCGTCGCCCGAGTTGACCGAACACGGACCGGTCCTCGCCCTCCATGATGTCGTCGGAACCAAGGTCCGCGCCTTGGCCGATCGCGGTGCCGTCAGAGACCTCATCGACGTCCACTCCGGGTCCAGTTCGTCCCAGAGGTGGTACCTGGCCGCGTCGGCGGGCGTGGGCCCGTGATGACTCCAGTCCTCGTGGAACACGCTCATCAGCCAGATCACACCGAAGTCGGACTCGTCGGCACTGCGCACTGAATGTCACTTCCTGTGGGGCGACATCGCGAAAGCCGCCAACTCGGCCGGGGTACAAGCCCGTTGGTCACCCCCGCTTGGCGGCGACCGCCGTACGGACCTCGCCGAGGAGGTCGTACATCGTCTGGCCGGGGCAGTCGGTCGACAGCCAGTCGCGGTGGCCGCTGATCGCGTTGACGTCCTTCGTGACCCCGTTGACCGGGTTCACATAGGTCAACTTGGCCTGCGGGTCCAGGCCCTTGAAGCGGGCGATGACCTTGATGAGGCGGATCAGTGACGCCTTGGCCGCGTCCGTCGGCGGCTGGCCGACCAGCGTGCCGATGAGGGCGATGCCGAGGTTGCCGGAGTTGAAGCCGCCGGTGTGGAAGGCGGTGACGAGCTTGCCGTCCTTGTCGAAGGCGGGGATCAGGTCGTCGCCGGAGTAGCGGCCCTCGTAGACGGCACCCGCCTCGTCGATGAGGAAGTGGTAGCCGATGTCGCCCCAGTCGAGGGTGATCGCGTGGTACTCGTAGATGCCGCGCACGGTCGACGCCGGGTCGGGGTCGGCGTTCGGGGTGTCCGTGTGGTGGACGGTGACCGTCTGGAACGGGTAGTACACCTCGGGCGAGTTGACCTTGCCGTCCTTGTACCGCTTCGACTCGTCGGCGCCCCACGCCGGTCGCGACAGGTACTGCACCCCGCGCACCCGGGTCGGCTCGGTCGGCACCCGGAAGGTCTTCCCCGCCCCGCCGGTCGTGTCGATCGCCAGCGACCGCGCCGCGCCCGCGCCCGCCCCGTCGGGCAGCTTCAGCTCGTACGCGGTGGCGTCCCCCGCCGCCACCAGCGCCGTGCCGCCGCCCTCGACGGTCGCACAACCGCCGCTCAGCTCCTGCCACTTGCCGGGCGCGGAGGCACCGTCCGCGAACTTGATCCCGGCGCCGTCCGCCGCGCCGGTCCAGCGCACCCCGACGTACGAGATGGCGAAGGCGGCGCCTGTCTCGGCGGTGCCGGTGGCGGCCTCGGTACGGGTGGCCGGGAACTTCTGCGGCTCGGTACCGGCGGTGCCGGACGTGCCGGACGTGCTGTCCGTCGTACCGGACGCGGAGTCCTCGCCGTTGGTGGCCGCGAAGACCACCGGGGTCAGCGCGCCCCCGACGGCGACAGCGCCCGCGGCGCCGATCATGCCGCGCCGGGTGAGGGGCACTTTCCGGCGATGGGAGGGAGCCGGAGAGGGAGAGGAAGAGGAGGGGGGAGGTACGGACACGGAGATGCCTTCCGGAAGTACTGGGGCAGTTGGCAACTCAAGGGGGACCCCACGCCGCGCGCACTCCGGAATTCGGTGAACTCCGAGGAGTTGGCGGAGATCTGTGGCGGACGGCGAGTGCTTGAAGTTGAAAAAACCTTACTGTCACGTCCGCCCCACCCGTGCTTCCGCATGCCAAAGGACGGTGAATTCCCTGTGGAGGTCGGAGAAATGGGTCAACTCAGAAGTAACTCTGTGTGTTCACCGTCACAGCACGGTCGCGCCCGGTACCGGTCCCGCTGCCACCCGTACGAACCGGCACGTACCGGACGTCGACAGTGCCCGCGCCACCCGCTGCGCGGCCTCCGCGTCGCGGGCGAGAAACGCCGTCGTCGGGCCGGAACCCGAGACCAGCGCGGTCAACGCGCCGGCCGCGCGGCCCGCCGCGAGGGTGTCGGCGAGGGCGGGGAAGAGCGAAAGGGCGGCAGGCTGGAGGTCGTTGGAGACGGTGGCGGCGAGCGCCTCGGGGTCGCCCTTGGCGAGCGCGTCGAGGAGTTGGGGCGAGGCGACGGGCACCGGAACCTCAATGTCAGCGACCAGCCGGTCGAACTCCCGGAACACGGCCGGCGTCGACAGCCCGCGCTCGGCCATCGCGAACACCCAGTGGAAGGTGCCGCCGGTCTCCAGAACCGTCAGCTTCTCCCCGCGCCCGATCCCGAGCGCGGCCCCGCCCACCAGGCTGAACGGCACATCGCTGCCCAACTCGGCGCAGATGTCGAGGAGTTCGACGCGCGAGGCGCCGGTCCCCCACAGCGCGTCGCAGGCGAGCAGCGCACCGGCGCCGTCGGCACTTCCGCCCGCCATGCCCCCGGCGACGGGGATGTCCTTGGCGATGTGGATGTGCACGGCGGGCGTACGGCCGTACCGCTCGGCAAGCGCCACGGCGGCACGGGCGGCGAGATTCGTACCGTCCAGGGGGACTTGGGCGGCGTCGGGCCCTTCGCAGGTGATCCGGAGCTCGTCGGCCGGAGTCACCGTCACCTCGTCGAAGAGGCCGACGGCGAGGAAGACGTTGGCGAGGTCGTGGAAGCCGTCGGGGCGCGCGGCACCCACCGCGAGCTGGACGTTGACCTTGGCGGGAACCCGTACCGTCACGCTCACAGCTGCCCGGACTCCTCGTCACCAGTGTGCAGTTGGACCTTGTTCTCGGCGATGCGGACGAACTCCTCGACGCTCAACGACTCGCCGCGGGCCTGCGGGGAGACACCGGCGGCGACGAGGGCGCTCTCGGCGGCGGCGGCGGATCCGGCCCACCCTGCGAGCGCGGCGCGCAGGGTCTTGCGGCGCTGGGCGAAGGCGGCGTCCACGACCGCGAAGACCTCGCGGCGATCGGCGGTCGTCTTCAGCGGCTCGGCACGCCGGACGAGCGAGACGAGCCCGCTGTCGACGTTGGGCGCGGGCCAGAACACGTTGCGCCCGATGGAACCGGCCCGCTTGACCTCGGCGTACCAGTTGGCCTTGACGGACGGTACGCCGTACACCTTCGACCCGGGCGGCGCGGCGAGCCGGTCGGCGACCTCCGCCTGCACCATGACGAGCGTCCGCTCGATACTCGGGAACGTCTCCAGCATGTGCAGCAGCACGGGCACGGCGACGTTGTACGGGAGGTTCGCGACCAGTGCGGTGGGCGGGGGGCCGGGGAGTTCGGTGACGCGCATGGCGTCGGAGTGCACCAGCGAGAACCGGTCGGCGCGGGTGGGCGTCCGGGCGGCGACGGTGGCGGGCAGCGCGCCCGCGAGGACGTCGTCGATCTCGACGGCCACGACCCGGTCGGCAGCCTCCAGCAGCGCGAGGGTGAGGGACCCGAGCCCCGGCCCGACCTCGACGACCACATCGTCGGGCCGCACACCGGCGGTGCGGACGATACGGCGGACCGTGTTGGCGTCGATGACGAAGTTCTGCCCGCGCTGCTTGGTGGGCCGCACGCCGAGGGCGCCGGCCAGCTCACGGATGTCGGCAGCGCCGAACAGGGCATCGGAGGTGGGGAGCGCATCGGGGGCGGGGCTGGTACTCACGGGTCCAGGGTACGGGGGTGGGGGGTGGGGGTGGGACGCGGTGCGTGGTCGTGCGGGGCTGGGATCGACTGACCGCTCCGACGCTCGCGAGGGCCCCGGAGTCCCGGGGTCCCGCAACTTACGGCGGCCTCGGCGCTTACAGCGGCCGCGGCGCTTTCGCGCACCATGTCCCGTCAGGCCGCGCGGCTGCGCAGGCGGCGCAGCATGCGGGCGTCCTCGAAGCCGACCGAGTGTGCGGCGGCGTCGACCGTGGCGCCGTGGCTGATGAGGTGCTCGGCGCGTTCCAGCCGCAGGGTCTGCTGGTAACGCAGCGGGGTGAGACCGGTGGCGCGGCTGAAGAGCCGGGTCAGGGTGCGTTCGCTGACTCCGACAGCCGAGGCCAGGTGGGGCAGCGGCAGCGGTCGGTCGAAGCGGGTGTCGATGAGGTCCTGGGCGCGGTGCACGGTGTCGTCGAGGTGGGACCGGTGCCGGAACATCGCGCTGGTCTGCGGCTCGTGGCCGTTGCGGCGGGCGTAGACGACCATGTCCCGGGCGACCTGGGCGGCGACGGCGGGCCCGTGCCGGCTTGCGACGAGGTGGAGCGCCAGGTCGATGCCGCTGGCGATACCGGCGGAGGTGATCACCCGGTCGTCGGCGGTGAACAGGACGTCGCGGACGACGACGGCCCCGGGGTGGCGCAGGGCCAGCTCGTCCTGCACGTCGTGGTGGGTGGTGCAGCGGCGGCCCCTCAGCAGGCCGGCCCGCCCGAGTGCCTCCGCTCCGGCGCAGACGCTGGCCACCGTTCCGCCCCTGGTGTGGTGGTCCCGCAGAACCTTCAGGGAGGTGTCGGCGATGGCGGGCGAGTCGGCCAGGGTGACCGCCCGCCAGCCGGGGACCACGATCAGGTCCTCGGGCCCGAGGTCGGGCCAGTCGGAGTTTGCCAGCACGGGCAGCCCCTGGGCTGTGGGGACCTGCGGCTGCTCGGCGACGTAGGTGAGGGTGTAGGGGTGCCCGAAGTCGGCTGCCGTGGAGAAGACCTGCGCGGGGCCGGCCAGGTCCAGCAGATGGACTCCGGGTACCAGGAAGAAGACGACGTGGCTCACGATTCGGTCATCATGCCGGAAGACCGGTCATCGTGCCGCAGATTCCGCCGCGGCCTCCACCTCGTCGACCGTCGCGATGGTGGCGAAACGGCCCGCGAGGGCGTACTCGGTGCGCCGGATGATCTCGTCGGCGGGCAGGGTACGGGGGTCGGCGAGCAGTTCCGCGACGCTCTGGTCGGCGGGGGCGTCGCGGTGCGGGATCGGGTTGGTGGCGGTCGCGTCGACGACGAAGGTGACCTGGTAGCCGAGGTCGCTCGCCACGCGGGCGGTGGTCTCCACGCACTGCTCGGTGCGGATGCCGCAGACGGCGAGTTCGCTGACGCCGTGCTCTGTGAGGCGTTGTTGCAGGTTGGTGGTGGTGAAGGCGTTGTGCGAGGTCTTGTGGATCAGCGGCTCGCCGTCCTCCGGCCGCCCCAGCTCCTCCAGCAGCCGCACATGACCGAGGGCCGGGTCGAAGACATCGCCACTCCCCGGCTCGGAGTGCAGTACCCACACCACCAGGTCTCCGGCCTGGCGGGCCCGCCTCACCAGCCGGTTCACCTTGTCGGCGATCTTCGGGTCGGAGATGGTCTCCCACAGCGGGTGGGCGCGGAAGGACTCCTGGACATCGATGACGATCAGTGCTCGGGTCATGTCCCTAGCTTCGGGCGTGCGGAGGGTGCGGTGACAGGCCGCATCGGGTCCCGAAGCGGACGGATCCGGTCAGCCGACGCCGGACACGGTCACTCAGGGAGGGGGCACCCTCCGCACCCTGCCCCTCGGACAGATGCGGCAGCGGGGTCCAGCTGCGGACGAACCGCCGTCGTGATTGCCAACCTGATTGAGTACAGGTCGAGTTGAGGGACACTGAGTGCGGGACGGGGTGCGGCTCCTGGTTGGATGGGCCGGCGACAGGCGCTGCCGGATGAAGGATGGATCTCATGGGAACGACACAGGGCCCGCCGGTGGGGCACGAGGACATCCAGGTCCCCTCGGGACGGACCAGGTGGTGGGTGGTAGCCCTCATCCTGGGTCTGCCGGCACTTCTCGTCGTCGGCTTCATCGCCATGGTCGCGATCTGGGTGCTGAGCGACGACTCGTCCGAGGCCGAGCAGCGACCTCCCCACTCTCTTCAGGTCAGCGTGGGAGACCCATGGGCCGGAAGCGCTCCCGCCTCGTCCCGGACATCGGCGATGTGACACCGAGTTCAGCGTGCGGAAGTGGCTTTACGGTTAGGCACCTTGACGGACTCGACGAAGGGCGCGAAGACGCCGGCTGGGAAGCTGAGCGCCTCTCGGGCCGCGGACTTCGAGTCGCGAATGGCTCTGCGAGTGCGCAAGTTGACGATCTCCAGGCAGGCGTTGCCGTCGCCGCTGCCGGAGTAGGAAGACTTTCGCCAGTTGTCGGGGGTGGTCACCGGACGCCTCACAGTTCCTGGTGCGAACTCGCCGCCGGCGATGTCAGCGGCAGCCGTCCAGCAGCACCCCTGCCGGCGGCCTAGCCATGCACGCCCCTCGAACCGACTCTCAGACGTCGGTGAGGGCGATGCGGGACTCCTGGCGAAACCCTGTGGAGTAATACAGGAGGAAAGCGCTGATAACCTGTCCTACTGTCCGAATATGCCCACTTCACGTACCCGTCTCAGTGTGATGGTCACGGTCCTCGGCCTGGTCGCGGTGCTCGGGGTCGTATGGCTGGTCAGGTCGGCCACCACCGGCACCCAGAAGACGAGTAGCAGTGGCACTGACACGTCGGCAACCCGTTCCACGGCGAGTTCAGATGCCACGGACGGGGGAACGACGGGGTCGGGGACGACAACAGGGTCCGGGGAGACGACGGGGTCCGGCCAGACGACCGGGTCCGGGAAGACGACGGGGAACGCGACCGGGGGCGGAGGCCGTACGCCGGGTGGTGACAAGACGCCTGGTGGGGGTGGGGGTGGGCGGTCGATCAAGGTGAATGGCCTACGCCTCGACGGCAACGGCAACGGCGACGGATGTGTGACCTTCATCAACAAGACGGCCACCCCCGCCCGCATCACAGGCGTCTCGTTCACTGTGGTCTCCGGAGCGGGCCATCCGACGATCAGCTCCGACAACGCCGCCCACTGCGATGGACAGCAAGGTGGTGACGCGGACCCCCCGTGCGACGGCCTCCGGCTGATCGAGGGCAACCAGTGCCAGGCGGGAGCGGTCCTCGGGCCAGGAGCCCGCGGGGACTACACCGTGGGGGCGGTGGCCAGCTACACCTTCGTCTGCGACAACGCCAAGATCAATCCGTGCGATCGCGCGTCGGAGGCGGGCGGCCCACCCCCGACTCCCCAGAACCCCGTGTCGATCTCCGGCGACAGCGAGCGTCTCGACACGGGCCTCGACGTCGGGGGCACACCCCCCGACACACCCCCGACGGACGACACCGATCCCGGCAACCCGCCCCAGCCCGTCAACCCACCCCCCGGCGACACCCCGACCACCGCCAGCCCCCCGGAGCAGTGATGACGGCCGGCCACACGCCGCCACCCGAACCCTCCGACCAGCAGCCCGTCTCCGCCCGGGTCCGGCACCTCGCGGAGGCACTCGGTCCGACAACGTTGGCGACCGCGCTGCTGATCTACTTCGGCTATGTCGCCACTCGCGCGCGATACGACTACTTCGGCGTCCCCGTGGACATGACCGGCCGGTCCAATCAGGGCCTGATGCTGGACGGCATGGAAGTCGTCTTCGTCCCAGCGGCGATGATCTTCCTCGGCGTCATGGCACTCGTGGCGATCCACGCCCTCGTGACGTGGGTGTTGGCCCGCGACGCGGGGGACGACACGTTCGGCGCCGTCTTCCTCGCGTACGGCTTCCTCCTCGTCGGCGTCATCCTGATCGGCGAGGCGCTCATCGGCATGTTCGTCCAGAACTCCGACACGAGCGTGAAGTTCGGCATCGTGCCGCTGGCCCTGGCGTTCGGACCTGCGGCGACGGCGTACGGGATCTGGATCTACGGCCGCCGGCGCGGGCGTCCGCTGCTGTCGCAGCGTATGGCCAGGAACGGTGTGATGTGCGTACTCGCGCTGGGCGTGGCCGGGCTGTTCTGGGCATCCACGCAGTTGGCGTGGGCGTACGGCAGAGGCCGGGGCGAGGAGGACGTGACCGCTCTCGAGGGCCGCCCCGAGGTCGTCATCGACTCCAAGGAACCGCTGGAGGGGCTGCCGACGGGGGTGACCGCGACCCGTCTCGGGAAGCCCGGCGAGAGCGGGCGGGAGTACCGCAACCGCTACCGGGGCTTCCGGCTGCTGCTGTCGTCCGGCGGACGGCTGTTTCTGGTCACCCCGCAGTGGCAACTCGGCCGGGACCAGACGATCGTCCTGCCTTACGCGGACGACATCCGGGTGCAGCTCATCCCGCAACGCTGAACACCGGCCACGCGCTTTCACGACTGCCTGTCCGTGTGGGGAGCGCCCCCCTCACGACTCCCGAAGAACCGGGTGACCCGTTCGTGCGAGCCCGGACTCAGCCATGCAACCGCCCCCCGCAATGCGGCCAGGGCCCCGCCCCCCGTTTCACATACAGCCTCTTCGCGCGCAGCGTCTGCTCCTCGCCCGTGGCGTCCTGGGGGCGGCCGGAGCCGCCCAGGTTCTGCCAGGTCCGGGTGTCGAACTGGTACAGGCCGCCGTAAGTCCCGGACGGGTCCACCGCGTTCGGGCGCCCCCCGGACTCGCAGGCCGCCAGCGAGCCCCAGTCCAGATGGTCCGCCCCCTGCACCGAGGTCGGCAGGGGTTTCGTGCCGACCCTCACCAGTTGGGCCCGGGGCTCGCGGACCACCTCGGTGCGCACCCAGCGTGGTTTCTGCTTCACGCCGTTGACCGAGCGCAGGGCGAGGGTGATCCGGCGCAGGCCCGCACTGCCCGCCTGGTCGATGACCTCCGTGCCCTTGAACAGGGTCGCGTCCTGGGTACGACGGGTGTCGAAGGGGATCACCTCCTCGCGTACCTCCTTGGAGGCCGTCACCCGTAGCACCGTCACCGTCTGGCCGTCGCGCGGGAAGCTCGCGGCGGCCACCGAGAGGGCGTCCTCGCCTCGCAGGGTGATCCCGGCCTCCTGTACCGCCTCGGCGACCGTCGCCGCGTTCGTGCGGATCATGCGGGCCCGGCCGTCCGCCATGATCGTCACCGTGCGCTCGGTGCGGACGTCGATGGTGAGCCCTTGCCTGCCGATCTTCTGGGAGCGCGCGAGCGACAGGTACGCGCCCTCCGCGCGCACCCCGAGCTGTCTGAGTGCTTCCTCCACCGTGTGTGCCGTCGTCCACACCTCACGCCGTTCACCGTCCAGAGTGATCCGTACGGGTCGCCCGTAGTGGACACGGACCTCGTCGCCGCTGGCCAGTGCCGTGCCCGGCGCGGGGGCGATGACGTCGTGGGCGCCCACCGCGACCCCCTCGTCGGCCAGCAGTTCGGTCACGTCGTCGGCGAAGGTGTGCAGGGTGCGCGGCTTGCCGTCGACGTTCAGTTCGATCGCCTTGTCCTTGGCGACGAAGGCCGTCGTACCTCCCGCCAGGAACGCCACGACGAGTGCCTGTGGCAGCAACCGGCGGATGACGTCGGGCCGTTCGGAGCCCTTGCGGCGCCTGGCCGCCCGCCCCTCCTGGGACCGCCCGTTCGCCGCCAGCTGCTGGGGCAGCGTGGGCGACAGCTGCGGCGCCGGGTGCTCGTAGGCGGGCCGGTACGTGTCCTCGTACGGCACCCCGTACGCCACCGTCTCGGCGGTGTGCGGGTCGTACCCCCCGTACGGCGACGGCGGCTGTGGCCCGCCCACGGGGCTGTACGTCTCGTACGGCGGCGAACTGCTCACGACGACACGCTCCAGGTTCCGGCGACGGGCACAGAACTTAGCGGAGCGGCCGTCACTCTCCAAAGCGGCGCGGCTACCGAGCGTCAACGTACGTCAGTGCTGTCAGTAATCGAAGGCACGTGCGGTGTTGGTCGCGATCGCCGTCGCCAGCGTGTCCTCGTCGATACCCCGCACCTCGGCCATCGCACGCAGGGTGACCGGGATGAGGTAGGGAGCGTTGGGCCGGCCCCGGTACGGCGCCGGAGTGAGGAAGGGCGCGTCCGTCTCGACGAGGACCAGCTCCAACGGGGCCACGGTGAGCGCGTCGCGCAGCGGCTGGGCGTTCTTGAAGGTCATGTTGCCGGCGAAGGACATGAAGTAGCCGTTCGCGGCGCAGACTTCGGCCATCTCCGCGTCACCGGAGTAACAGTGGAAGACGGTCCGCTCGGGGGCGCCCTCCTCCTTCAGGACCCGCAGGACGTCGGCGTGGGCGTCCCGGTCGTGGATGACCAGCGCCTTGCCGTGCCGCTTGGCGATCTCGATGTGCGCCCGGAAGGACCGCTCCTGGGCCGCCTTGCCCTCCGGCCCGGTGCGGAAGTAGTCCAGTCCCGTCTCGCCGACGCCCTTGACCTGCGGGAGTCCGGCCAGCCGGTCGATCTCCGCGAGCGCGTCGTCGAGGGCGGCGTCTCCGCCGGGCACCCGGGCGCCCTGCCGGGACCAGCCGTCGGGGTCGCCGTGGACGATGCGGGGGGCCTCGTTCGGGTGCAGGGCGACGGTCGCGTGGACGCTCCCGTACGTGGCCGCCGTCTCGGCCGCCCAGCGGGAGCCCTTGATGTCGCAGCCGACCTGGACGACCGTCGTCACCCCGACCGACGCGGCCTTGGCGAGGCCCTCCGCGACGGTGCCGGACTGCATGTCGAGGTGGGTGTGGGAGTCGGCGACCGCTACCCGGAGGGGTTCGGGCAGCGGCGGGGCTTCGGCGGTTCCGGACTTGGCGGGCATGCCCCCGATCTTACGAAGAGCAAAAAACCCGCGCCCCGAAGGGGGGCGCGGGGCTGCATCAATTTGCGGCTCCGCCGCGTGGGCGCGGCCGGCCCCCACCGGCCCGCAGCAGATGAACCGCCCAGCCGGCGGAGCCTAACTGGCCTTGCGGTGGAAGGGGTGCAGGAGATCCGAGAGGTGCCAGTGGTGGTCTTCCTTCGGCGTCCCGTGCTCGCCGGACTCACCGGGCTGCGCCGAGGTGCTCCCGTCCGGGGCCGCCGCTTTGGGAGCCGAGCGCTGCTTGTGCATCAGGTTCTGTACCGACGACACCTGGCCCGCGCGCATGATGCGTACGACATGGCCGTCGCAGTTCTGGCAGGTGGGCCGGGTCAGTGGGGACGGTACGACCTGGCCGTCCGCCACGTACATCACCATCTGACCGCCCTCGGTGTCGGTGTGGTGCTCGATCTCGTACGACTGTTCCCAGCCGTGCCCGCAGCGCATGCAGGCGAAGGAATACGACTCGTGTACGACGGCGGTGGCCGTGCTGCGGTGGCCGGTGGTCTCGCTCATGCCAGCTCCTCTGGTCCGCTGGACACAGGACGGGTGCGTCCCTGTGAACCAGTGGACGCCTCTACCGCCGTGAAGGCATCTCTCCTGTCGACTGTTGAAGGCGTTTTGGGCATTCCTTGTGCGAACGGCCCCGATCCGAGGGCTGGCCTTTGCCGTTCGGCGCCCGCCTTTGCCCCCTTATGGCGTGACCGGCGTCGCAGTCCCCGTACCACCCGCACCCTGCGCGTTCTTCGCCGCCACGACCGCGTCGAACACCTCCCGCTTGGGCAGCCCCGCCTCGGCCGCGACAGCCACGATGGCCTCCTTGCGCCGCTCCCCCGCCTCCTCGCGCACCCGCACCCGCCGCACCAGTTCCTCGGCGCCGATCTCCCCGGCGGCCTTCTCGGGGGCGCCCTCGACGACGACGGTGATCTCACCCCGTACGCCCTCGGCCGCCCACTGGGCCAACTCGGCCAGCGGACCGCGCCTGACCTCCTCGTACGTCTTCGTCAACTCCCGGCAGACGGCGGCCCGTCGGTCCGCGCCGAACGCCTCCGCCATGGCGGCCAGGGTGTCGTCGAGGCGGTGCGGGGCCTCGAAGTAGACGAGGGTGCGGCGTTCCTCAGCCACCTCCCTCAGTCTCGACAGTCGTTCGCCCGCCTTTCTCGGCAGGAAGCCCTCGAAGCAGAACCGGTCGACGGGCAGCCCGGACAGTGCGAGCGCGGTGAGCACGGCGGACGGGCCGGGGACGGCCGTCACCCTGATGTCCTTCTCCACGGCGGCGGCGACCAGCCGGTACCCGGGGTCGGACACCGACGGCATGCCCGCGTCCGTCACCAGCAGCACCCGCGAACCGCCGAGCAGCGCCTCGACCAGTTCGGGGGTGCGCGCCGCCTCGTTGCCCTCGAAGTACGACACCACCCGCCCCTTCGGCTGCACCCCGAGCGCCTGGGTGAGCCGGCGCAGCCGCCGGGTGTCCTCGGCCGCGATGACGTCGGCGCCCGCCAGTTCCGCCG is a window of Streptomyces sp. B21-083 DNA encoding:
- a CDS encoding N-acetylmuramoyl-L-alanine amidase, whose translation is MPLTRRGMIGAAGAVAVGGALTPVVFAATNGEDSASGTTDSTSGTSGTAGTEPQKFPATRTEAATGTAETGAAFAISYVGVRWTGAADGAGIKFADGASAPGKWQELSGGCATVEGGGTALVAAGDATAYELKLPDGAGAGAARSLAIDTTGGAGKTFRVPTEPTRVRGVQYLSRPAWGADESKRYKDGKVNSPEVYYPFQTVTVHHTDTPNADPDPASTVRGIYEYHAITLDWGDIGYHFLIDEAGAVYEGRYSGDDLIPAFDKDGKLVTAFHTGGFNSGNLGIALIGTLVGQPPTDAAKASLIRLIKVIARFKGLDPQAKLTYVNPVNGVTKDVNAISGHRDWLSTDCPGQTMYDLLGEVRTAVAAKRG
- a CDS encoding isochorismatase family protein, giving the protein MTRALIVIDVQESFRAHPLWETISDPKIADKVNRLVRRARQAGDLVVWVLHSEPGSGDVFDPALGHVRLLEELGRPEDGEPLIHKTSHNAFTTTNLQQRLTEHGVSELAVCGIRTEQCVETTARVASDLGYQVTFVVDATATNPIPHRDAPADQSVAELLADPRTLPADEIIRRTEYALAGRFATIATVDEVEAAAESAAR
- a CDS encoding ubiquitin-like domain-containing protein yields the protein MSSSPPYETYSPVGGPQPPSPYGGYDPHTAETVAYGVPYEDTYRPAYEHPAPQLSPTLPQQLAANGRSQEGRAARRRKGSERPDVIRRLLPQALVVAFLAGGTTAFVAKDKAIELNVDGKPRTLHTFADDVTELLADEGVAVGAHDVIAPAPGTALASGDEVRVHYGRPVRITLDGERREVWTTAHTVEEALRQLGVRAEGAYLSLARSQKIGRQGLTIDVRTERTVTIMADGRARMIRTNAATVAEAVQEAGITLRGEDALSVAAASFPRDGQTVTVLRVTASKEVREEVIPFDTRRTQDATLFKGTEVIDQAGSAGLRRITLALRSVNGVKQKPRWVRTEVVREPRAQLVRVGTKPLPTSVQGADHLDWGSLAACESGGRPNAVDPSGTYGGLYQFDTRTWQNLGGSGRPQDATGEEQTLRAKRLYVKRGAGPWPHCGGRLHG
- a CDS encoding 4-(cytidine 5'-diphospho)-2-C-methyl-D-erythritol kinase, with product MSVTVRVPAKVNVQLAVGAARPDGFHDLANVFLAVGLFDEVTVTPADELRITCEGPDAAQVPLDGTNLAARAAVALAERYGRTPAVHIHIAKDIPVAGGMAGGSADGAGALLACDALWGTGASRVELLDICAELGSDVPFSLVGGAALGIGRGEKLTVLETGGTFHWVFAMAERGLSTPAVFREFDRLVADIEVPVPVASPQLLDALAKGDPEALAATVSNDLQPAALSLFPALADTLAAGRAAGALTALVSGSGPTTAFLARDAEAAQRVARALSTSGTCRFVRVAAGPVPGATVL
- the rsmA gene encoding 16S rRNA (adenine(1518)-N(6)/adenine(1519)-N(6))-dimethyltransferase RsmA — translated: MSTSPAPDALPTSDALFGAADIRELAGALGVRPTKQRGQNFVIDANTVRRIVRTAGVRPDDVVVEVGPGLGSLTLALLEAADRVVAVEIDDVLAGALPATVAARTPTRADRFSLVHSDAMRVTELPGPPPTALVANLPYNVAVPVLLHMLETFPSIERTLVMVQAEVADRLAAPPGSKVYGVPSVKANWYAEVKRAGSIGRNVFWPAPNVDSGLVSLVRRAEPLKTTADRREVFAVVDAAFAQRRKTLRAALAGWAGSAAAAESALVAAGVSPQARGESLSVEEFVRIAENKVQLHTGDEESGQL
- a CDS encoding GlxA family transcriptional regulator, whose product is MSHVVFFLVPGVHLLDLAGPAQVFSTAADFGHPYTLTYVAEQPQVPTAQGLPVLANSDWPDLGPEDLIVVPGWRAVTLADSPAIADTSLKVLRDHHTRGGTVASVCAGAEALGRAGLLRGRRCTTHHDVQDELALRHPGAVVVRDVLFTADDRVITSAGIASGIDLALHLVASRHGPAVAAQVARDMVVYARRNGHEPQTSAMFRHRSHLDDTVHRAQDLIDTRFDRPLPLPHLASAVGVSERTLTRLFSRATGLTPLRYQQTLRLERAEHLISHGATVDAAAHSVGFEDARMLRRLRSRAA
- a CDS encoding DUF397 domain-containing protein → MTTPDNWRKSSYSGSGDGNACLEIVNLRTRRAIRDSKSAAREALSFPAGVFAPFVESVKVPNRKATSAR